In the genome of Chelmon rostratus isolate fCheRos1 chromosome 12, fCheRos1.pri, whole genome shotgun sequence, the window AGATTCAGAAATTATAAAATTCTACGAAACTCCAGCCCCAAACACAGTGATGTCAGGTCTTCCATAATTAACAAAATGGCGTCCACTCCTGTGTCTAAATCCTGACGAGAACACAAaggtaggcagattttgtttctgtagacacatgaacacaaggCCATCTCTTCCTTGACTACCTTATCTGTGTAACACTAGGGAAGAGCTTCGCCCTTATTAACCACTCCGCCCACCTGCCCCACTCCACCCCAGCACCAGGCACCCCTTGGCCTGGGTCCAGCAATAACACAGCTGTTGAGGAGGCTTAGTTTCCGTGGCGATGGCCGCTGGACTGGAGTGGAATGTTTGCATGAAGTGAGCTGACATTCGAGGGCGTCTGGCTCGACCAATGGCAGAGTGGAGGGCATTACAGAGACAGTCGGCTGCCAGTTCTCATCTGgttccctctccccctcctcgaccacttttttgttttttctttctcacagcACAGGCCACTGggtttctttctcttcattccAGCTGGTTTCATAACGGTACAAGAGGCACTCTGGAGGGCTGGAGGAGAGAACACTTGGCTTTGTAATGTGATCTAAAGATGCAGTTTTAATAGCTTGgctttggatgtttttgttggATTCTCTGGGCTGGGCTGTTGGAGGCCAGCTCAAGGTCTTGTTGGAGTTTATGTCAAGTAGGAAGTAACCTAGATTTGGCTCACCGCGGAGAGCAGGCTGAATCACTGAATATGTTTACATGCTGAGAAATAATCCTGTTAATCTCGCCGTTTCAGACTCATTCCAGGTGACAGGACCACATATTAACACTCAAATGATTTAGCCTTGTACTAGTCTAGAAAATACAGTCATCTTAAATGAACAGGATGACCCATATGACAGACATCAGTGACAGCTAGAAGCTCAGATTCTTTGTGATTTATTGAATAAAATGTCCATCCtcattttcctttcctctggAGTACATTAGCATGTGAAACACTGGCATGCTACCTGAAGATGAACCGTACATTTTCAGATTATAGTGGGGAATGTCAGCATGTCAGTGCTAGCAGTGTTGTCACTTTGCCGGTCATCTACTTAAAAGGCCGTGGCTGTCTGTCATCAGGACTTAATTTTATCCCGTCACTGGGATAAAAGCAGCCAGCAGAGTTGTGAAGTGAGAATATATAACAGGCATAGAAACATGAATATCTTGTTCAGTGGACATAAATTCTCTGTTCAGCACTGTGTAATTCTCTATTTCTGAATTGCTGCTGTGGTAATTCTTTGCAGTGGATGGAGCGATGGTCACCATTGATGTGGGCCTGGCCTACAGGGACGACACAGTCAGTGAATGGACAGAGATGGCTCACTCTTTTGAACAGAGGAAGCTCACCTGCAACTTCACTACTACCAAGGTGTGGAAATGACACTCACCATTGTGCATCTTTTTACAATACCAAAAACAAGTTATTCCAGTGTACACCTGATATATGCTGTATTTTTTACAAGTGTCCTATATGTCAGCATTATCAGGTTCTACTCATGCTACTGTTGTTGCAGTTGATAAGTCAGGTCATTGATGTGACAAATTCAAAAAGTAGCTAGcttattttgtcagattttaACTTAAAAGCTATTTTTGTTATAATCCATGTCAtctaaagtttttttttttttaacctcaaaTACTGGCATCTAGAAATATTTCTTGTGGGATTTTGCTGAACCACTATTGATACTGCTGATTGTAATGATGTCACCAGTGTTGGCTGATTTACAACCTATCTTAAGGGCACTTTGGCGTATTTATATTACAACTGGACAGATGAACCTGTTCCTCCAGCTGATAGTGGTCTATAGCTTAACTCAAAGACGCCTTGATGTGCAGCCTGACTGAGAAAGTTTAAATATGGAGTCAGAATTAAGTTTGTAGGATGTGTCTTTGATATTATTAAAGGCATTTAAAGTATCAGTTATCTTCACATGAATGTCTTAAACCAGATATGCTGTGTTTCTGGGTGTTTTCCAGACCTTTGAAAACGAGGGACGTTACTATGAGTGTGACCTGCTGCCCTTCATGGAGGTCGGCAGCGTGGCCCATAAGTACTATCTTCTCAACATCCGCCTGCCTGTCAACGAGCGTAAGAAGGTCAACGTGGGGATCGGAGAAATCAAAGACATTCGTCTTGTTGTAAGTTTCCTTCAGATTGGGACCTGTCAATTTCAAGCATTTTGGTCCACTGCTTAACTCGCATCATTGGAGGTCCTCTTTCATCTATGACAGACATATTTGGCCATTGAGCGGTGTGCTGTTAGCTTTAGCCCTTGTTTGCCAATAAAATAGGTTACACCTACAGAAATAGTTGACTCTGATGgtgtttctttctcctcctaGGGCATCCATCAAAACGGAGGCTTCACCCAAGTGTGGTTTGCCATGAAGACATTCCTCACACCCAGCATCCTCATCATCATGATCTGGTACTGGAGACGGATCACCCTCATGAGCAGACCGCCTGTGCTGCTGGAGAAGTAAGGCATCATCTATATAATGGTGTCTTGTGTTCATTGTTGTATTGATGGCaccatgtttatttttagagaATTATAGGAATGTGCCACATAGGAATGGTGCTTGTTAGAAGAGAGAGATCCAGGATCTACACCAATGGTTCCATTAAAAGCTGCAAAGGCTCTGcttcagtgtgtctgctgggtgAAGGCATATATTAACTATGGATGAAATGTACAAGCAGGTCATGCTAACTCTATGCAGTGAAGATCAATGACATCTGAAGGTGTTTATCAAGCGTCTGTGGAGGAATGTTAAACTGTCAGTGAGGTGGTGTAATCAAAGAAGTCTGCAGCCACTTAGTTTCAAATTTCAAAACAAGTGAAGACTTTCCTCTTGCCAGATTTCCAGATTTATATCGGGGTGGGGCTGGGGGGGATTCAAAACCTGAGATATTTGTGTTCATTCCTTAACCAAACCCCATGAAGGTTAGAGCAGTGAATGCAGGTAGTTCGCCTGAAGCAGATAGTTTGAACGTCATGCTGTGGAAAGTTGAAGCTGTGCTCagagctcagtgtttgtctaACCCCCTGCCGTGCTGGGAAGACAGATCAGTAAGAGGCGGCGTTCTGCGCCACAGGAAGCGCCTGGCGAAGCGTGAAACGCGTTACAAAATCTGCAAGCTAGCACTCAACCGACACATgctgcatatacacacattcagGACAGCTCACTTAGACaccacatgtgcatgcacacacacacacacacacacacacagtcgatgcctctctccttccctctgtaTTTTCCGGCTCACAGCCCTTATTCCCAAATGACCAGCAGGATCTGAGGAAGTGCGACTCGTACCCTATTTGTGGACAGGGAATGATTTTTTCATGCTGTGAAAGCTTTACCAGAGTCTCCCGTCATGCTAGTCCACAGAGGTGTCAGAATGCTAAACTTCAGACTTCGTCTAGACCTAGAGGACAGATGTGAGTGGGAACTCTCAATGTGGAAAATAGCCTAAGATTATATAATTCATAAAATGGGCAAACCGTGACATATTACACCTAAACATGCGTCATCTTCACTTTGTGACATCAGACACTTCTGttaaaactgcaaaatgaaaaatgttctgCTCTCAGCAAAAGCACATTTGCAACAGGCACTGTGACTTACTGTATCATAACAGGGACAGCACACGTGGGATTAATAACATTATCGATGGCTCTGTTCAGTTCAATGTGTCGTTGAGTTAGCGTGCAGAATAGCAGGACCCAGGAACTGGCTCACTCAAATGGGACGCAGACATAAGTAATGTTATTAGTtatacctgtgcttttcctgccatCACATATCAAAAGGTTGCATGCATTCAGCATTAACCTCAGACTTTGAAACCAAGCCCTTTTTCCACACTCGCACATAAAGATACGGGCCCCGGCTCTCCTGCCTGTGTTGGTGGTGCTCAGGACACATTCCCTGCATACCAGTCAAATGTGGTTTCACTCTGTAGAACATCGCTGACGAGCTGTCTGCAGTGGAATGGCTTACAAGCTGTGTTGCATTACTTCTGTAACTCACAGCGTTTGCAAAAACTGTTTGTCCCCAATGTTTTCAGGTcacctttattttctgttctctctctctctctctctctcagacacgcgcacacacactctagcTCTGTTTTGCCCTTGTAACTGTCTATTTACGATCATCCTTTCATCTACTGGCGGCATGCAGGGACCTGCTGCAGACTGTTGGAAGACGagctctcttccctctctctgtaggCTGATTGTTCTTTACTCATTCACCCTCAGGTTGAGGGAGGTTGGCTGTAATGATGAGACTTGTTTGGAAAGGTAGTGAATTATGTAGAAATGGATAGGTCAGCGGGGACACACTGTGCTTGTAGCTGAATGGATAATCTAATCAATAATGTCCCAAGATCTAATGAGCCTGCTTCAGCAGACCAAATGTAGCCTTGCTCTaaaacactgtgtctgtgtaaaGATTCAAGTGTAAAGCCTGCCAATTAAGGTGGCCCTAAATTTTAATCTGCCAACGATGttcatcattacattttattgatttgcaAAAAAGTTTCTCAGGGGTTGTAGTTGGTTTAGtctcatccttttctttcttgAACATATTAACACGGCTGCGAATGCTGCAGGGATTCCACTGCtgtggttatttatttattttaaaatataactAATTCATCATCAACATAAATCAATGTAGATTGTATTTTTAAACACATGCAAGGTTGGCATTCACGATGGCACAAATGCTGTTAATAATGAAAAATTGTagatttaaaactgtttttgctCCTTCAGGGTAATCCTTGCTCTGGGTATCTCCATGACGTTCATCAACATCCCTGTGGAGTGGTTCTCCATCGGCTTCAACTGGACCTGGATGCTGCTTTTTGGAGACATCAGGCAGGGCATCTTCTACTCCATGCTACTCTCCTTCTGGATCATCTTCTGCGGGGAGCACCTCATGGTACTGTACACGGCACCATATAAGTTGATGTTTTTCTGACTGACCTGCAGGCTTGCCTACTAACTGTGATCTCACAGCCATTTAGTGCACTACCTGTGtgccttttcctcttcctccgtccAGGTGAATAGAAAACAATGTAAAGCACTATTAGGTTGACCAAGCAGGTGAATTAGGCTTCTggatttgtatttatatttttattccaAAGCTTTTGTGCCGGTGACAGCCATGGCTGGAGACATTGGgtttttgctttgtctgtcCGCCTGCCTGTAGGTACATCGCCCATCCGTCCCAGTCTTGTCAACGCAAAATCTCAGGAACACCATGAGGGAATTTCCACAAATTTGTCACAAACATTCACCTGCACTCAAGAATGAACTGACTAGGGCTCACAAAACACGTTTTTAGCAAATCATTCCTATGCTAGTTGtaacaaaatttcacacaaaagtCCTCAAAAGGTGAAACgccaacttcactgtgacattattTTGTTGTGCATAAACACttcttttctggccattattcaacaccacaACTCAGGAACAAAGGGGAGATTGCAACCATATTTctcatttggtcagatactgagtttttaaatctggtgtCTGTGCTGACATCCCTGCGCTGGCACAGTGGTAGTGATGCGTTTTATGTTAACCAGCAATGATTGGTTTGCTGGAGGGGGACCAGTTTGGGTCCAGCAGCTACGCGTACGGTAGAGCTTATGGTGTCACGAGCATGTCGACAAAATTTGTGTAATCACtctgccagaagggggagacaaaaggtCTGCACTGCAGGTTTTAAAGTCTAaactacatactgtatatcacatggctctggacagacatggatgtaaactgcagcttcactggTTGACAGAGGCATACAGCTGCAAGGTGGTAATTCTAGCCTCATCTTGAAGCCTTAAAACGTATCTCTGAGTTGGGTGGATTGTTGCATAATGTCCATTATGCTTGTGTATTCATTGTGTCCCACCCTGCAATCACCACTTCACAACCTTCTAAAATGACACGaagcatgaataaaaataaaatgagggGCTTTGTCAGGATAAGGGTATATATATCTGTAGATACACTTTGTATCCCAGTGCTCATCAATCTGCAAGCCAAATATGCAGCGCTTTAACCCTCCTTggactttttcatgttttgttgctttATCAAATTCATTTTGAGTGAGTGGATGTAAAATGTGGCTCTTTAACAAAAAACTTGAAGATGTGAATGTGACAGAATGTGTCAGCTCAGCTGAGAAGAGTTCAATTATTCATTAGGTGTACATTTGTTTAATACCGTTTTCATTAACACAAATCCATGTTTGTTTAGCAGTACCTGCAcctgtctttgctttttgtgaCTCTTTCTAcgctctgtttgtctgtcaaaCAGAATTGGTttaaataataagaataaaaatgtaattttaccATTATaagttcacattaaaacatatAATTGGAAAAATTGTTTTATCGAAAAAGGTTTGGCGCATCTTATCTCACTGTCATTTTTATCTAGGAAAGACACTTCTTTGCAGGATGGGCTCTGGACAGAGGACTTGTGAAGATGTCTGAGAGTTGTGTATCAGCCATCAAAATCTTCCCTGAACTTGACCTTCATCCCACAAATAACTCGCAGGTCATTCTCATGTGATATCTGTTATTTGGCCTGGATTGGGGCAGTCACGGTCTCTTTGCCGCTCCTCAGTTCTCTCAGCAGCGTCTTGTGCTCAGAAGCCTGTTTTTTCTCTCGTGAGCTGGAAGGCTGAGCTCCATTTGCTTACGCAAAAGTGATTTCATTTGCCTCTTGATCGATGCCTCGTTTAGTGACATGTTCTTTGCACTATTTGTTCCTAAACCTCTTGGCTTGTTCTCAAGGTCCACCCCTGGCACACTCATACAGTAGATAAACCCTTGTGTTTGCCTCATTGTCCATCTTCTTGCAGCACCTGCTTTTTAATCACCCCCGTGTAATGCTCGAGTCAGTTGCGCATGACATCCATTCATCTGTGCTTGATTAGCCAATCTGAATGTCTCACAATCAATTCACCTTCTCATCGTATGCAGAGATGTGATTTTCTGGGATGTTAATTTTTGTCCAACTAGCTGCTTGATATGTTGCATCACGGCTCTAGTTTTTGTATTGTGACAAAAAGCCTCGCTCTCATTCTCAGCTGCACTTTAGTATGTGCTGTCACTAATCCTTTGCATTCAGTACAAGGAGGATTTCATTAGTTGGCCTGTGTCGTGTATAGCTGCTGGCAAGTAAACCACTGAAGAACATCACTTAAGAAAGATAGATGGACTGatgtaacattttatttcatgaaagacattttgagttgtcacagcaggaaaagatGCTCAGGTGTAACCAGTAGCATTAGTGAAGGCTCTGTTCCACTCAGGTGTCTCACCACCACGATGGTGAGCATGCACAAGGGACCTTTTATgctatacttttattttttattttttttgacaaaatagCATTAATTGGAGCTGCAGTCAGTTAAGCGAGTTCCATGTTCCTCCTGGTATTGTGCgctgttcactgtgtttgttaTTCATTATGCTTTTCATGCTGTCACATGTAAGAATGTCTGCTGTGGCAGATGTTTAAGTACAAATAAAGTATTCAAGTCAACATTGAATTGAACTTGCATGTACTGCCTCTTTGCACATCTGGACTCTGCAATGTTTGCCCATGCGCCTTTGCTTAACTGCTAAGCTTTGCCATGTTGCATGGAGCAAACAGTAAGCTGAAGTCCAGACACAAATTCTGAATTGTATTGAGGTGGTTGTCTACCTCCACAAGACATGGAGGGCCTACCACAGAGAGCatctctctttgttttgatCTCATCTGACCAGAGACCTGTCTTCTGCATTGTTTCCGTGTTGTGTCCTAACACTGGCTTGGTCTGTTTTTAAAAGGGGGGACGGTTGAAGCACCAGGGCAACCATTGCTATCTGCTGTCTCTCCCATCTCAGCTTTCAGAGCTGCCACTGTGACCTCcctcacaataaaaaaaaaaaaagttttttgtaatatattatatatttaactttttctttttgtcttgctGACGTGTTGGAATGTCcagatatacatatatatatatatatatgttgacTGAAAGAATCCTATGTATGTATGCTGTACGCCTGATTTGATAAGAGTAAAAACCCTTAAACATGAAAATCGTCCAAGGGGCCGAAAGCCACTGTATATTTTGATGGTTTTGTCAGGAATATCATCAGCATCACTGAAGAATGGCATATAGAAGTAGAATCACAACGTATGGctgtttttccatctgtcttATTTCTACCAATTTATTTTGTCTCATCCGATCACACACACTACAAATCCATATTTTGAGGTGACCTCAGAATATCTGATAACAGTAACAGGTGGACGTAAATCTGAACCGATTCTTGATATTTAACAATATGGAGAGCTTTGTTGACTAAATTAGttgctttatgtttttttgcagCTTGTGCAGTTTGTATGGGTGAATCTGTGTCATTAACACTTAACCTGGTTCACTCAGTTACATCACGTACTTTGAAACAGTAAAACCATAAAAGGTGCTTATTTTGGCTTTAAGACAATGTTATATTCAGTGTGACCTAATCCAGAAGGATTTTGGTGATAATGGACTTGTGCCGTATGTGATCTATGAAATGTGATACAGTATCTTGAAGTCTGTCTTGTCCTTTTCTCTCAGGACCAGACAGAGAGGAACCGTTTCTCAGTCTACTGGAAGCAGGTCGGACCCATCGTGTTTGGCTCCTTCTGCCTCTTTATCTTCGACATGTGTGAGAGGTGAGACCACGTTTTTCCCCTCGCTTTGTAGAACAAGAGACTTGCTTTTACAACAGTGGCACATATCTGTATGATCCATGCTAATAATGAAtctttgttgtactttttatttctattttaccTCCACATGATGTTTTTATCATCTGCTTTTAGTAATGAATTGCTATGTCACACTTAGCAGAGGGAAACAgtataaatgtgttgtttttgtattcACCAGAGGGGTCCAGCTGACAAACCCATTCTATAGCATCTGGGCATCTGATGTAGGAACTGAGCTTGCTGTATCCTTTTTTAAACTATATTTGACAACAGTATCAGAATAAGGGCAAACAGCTCATAATATCCCTCAGAGTGTAAGTGGTGAAATCATGTTCAGCAGCCaataaacatatatttgttTGTTCCTCTGCTCTTGTTGTTGGAACAAATGTCTCTCTGCAACTACAAACctgctgttctttgtttcaTCTTCAGGCTCAGATATCATGACTGAATGCCATGTTTCCGGTTCTTGCAGTGCATGTATGAGACAGCCGTCTCGATGGCTTTAGCGTGAACTGGAAACTGGTCTCTGATGAGAAATAATTCAGTAATGCCATATGTGAAAGCATTGCCCAGGGTCTCGGgatgatgtgtttatgtgtgtgtaccgGTATGCTTGCCAAGCGGAGCAATGCAAGATTCATCAGCACACCTTCTCAGAAACAACTGCCAAACAgtcttttctcccttttcttcttctcttctcttttttttttcctaagtCCCATGAAAAGGAAAAGCCTGCTCAGTGTTCCTGACTCTCAGTGGTTTGATGAAGACATTTGGCACAGCGTCTATAACCAGGATCATCAAATCTTTATAAGGCCACCGCTGACATGTCTCTTCTGTGCCTTCTACTGCAGTGAAGTCTGCTCTAGTTTTATTAATGACACACACAGCCTTACGCAATGGAGAAAATGGAGGCAGCGGTGGCCTAAAGGTTAGAGAAGTGACTTGTGACTAGCAAACCGATCAAGTCTGCTTGCTGCAGAATAATGAGCCAGTGGGCATCTTCCATATTTTCTGTACAGTATGCACCACCGCTCTGCTGGCAGACTCTCTTTAAGGAGAGTGTTGTTGGGTTATTTCCTtgactgctgctgcctcagatGGCGTTCATAATTGTGGCAGGGATCTGTGCCTGTCtctacttcctcttcctctgcttcatggTTTTTCAAGTGTTCCGCAACATCAGCGGTAAGAGGACGTCCCTGCCTGCCATGTCCAAGGCCAGACGTCTGCACtatgaggtgtgtgttttcatctggCAGTCTCGTCTTTTTAACGATTCCCAATAAAACCCAAACAGTTTGTTCATGGCAGTACAGAAGGATTTGTCTGCTACAAGGACTGTGTGcgggttattttttttttttttcaactaaTTTGTCACTAACCCATCCCCCTTTTTCACCCTTTAGGGTCTGATTTTCAGGTTCAAGTTCCTCATGCTGGTCACTCTGGCCTGCGCGGCTATGACCgtcatcttcttcatcatcagtcAGGTGAGTGACATCAAACAGAAGTTACGTCCTCCACAGTAAGGACTATTTAGGTAGTAATTGGtgacattatttttaatttcacaataaacacaaaagtttgcatttgtattttgtCTGCGTCCAGGTGAATGAGGGCCACTGGCACTGGGGAGACCACACAGTGCAGGTGAACAGCGCCTTCTTCACTGGCATCTACGGCATGTGGAACCTGTACGTCTTCGCCATCATGTTCCTCTACGCACCGTCTCACAAACGTTATGGAGACGAGCAGT includes:
- the wls gene encoding protein wntless homolog isoform X3; this translates as MAGAIIENMSTKKLVIVGVTLLLFQAFAFMVGGLIAPSPTTAVHYLATKCVDTVKHRQETKWFMPWGPNQCDKIRTFDEAMAKKIEANNIVFAVHIPLPNKEMSPWFQFMLVILQFDIAFKMYNQIVDGAMVTIDVGLAYRDDTVSEWTEMAHSFEQRKLTCNFTTTKTFENEGRYYECDLLPFMEVGSVAHKYYLLNIRLPVNERKKVNVGIGEIKDIRLVGIHQNGGFTQVWFAMKTFLTPSILIIMIWYWRRITLMSRPPVLLEKVILALGISMTFINIPVEWFSIGFNWTWMLLFGDIRQGIFYSMLLSFWIIFCGEHLMDQTERNRFSVYWKQVGPIVFGSFCLFIFDMCERGVQLTNPFYSIWASDVGTELAMAFIIVAGICACLYFLFLCFMVFQVFRNISGKRTSLPAMSKARRLHYEGLIFRFKFLMLVTLACAAMTVIFFIISQVNEGHWHWGDHTVQVNSAFFTGIYGMWNLYVFAIMFLYAPSHKRYGDEQSSGQCITGDAGGNSGEDIQLTTTITHVDGPSEIYKMTGKEAQE
- the wls gene encoding protein wntless homolog isoform X4 — protein: MAGAIIENMSTKKLVIVGVTLLLFQAFAFMVGGLIAPSPTTAVHYLATKCVDTVKHRQETKWFMPWGPNQCDKIRTFDEAMAKKIEANNIVFAVHIPLPNKEMSPWFQFMLVILQFDIAFKMYNQIVDGAMVTIDVGLAYRDDTVSEWTEMAHSFEQRKLTCNFTTTKTFENEGRYYECDLLPFMEVGSVAHKYYLLNIRLPVNERKKVNVGIGEIKDIRLVGIHQNGGFTQVWFAMKTFLTPSILIIMIWYWRRITLMSRPPVLLEKVILALGISMTFINIPVEWFSIGFNWTWMLLFGDIRQGIFYSMLLSFWIIFCGEHLMDQTERNRFSVYWKQVGPIVFGSFCLFIFDMCERGVQLTNPFYSIWASDVGTELAMAFIIVAGICACLYFLFLCFMVFQVFRNISGKRTSLPAMSKARRLHYEGLIFRFKFLMLVTLACAAMTVIFFIISQVNEGHWHWGDHTVQVNSAFFTGIYGMWNLYVFAIMFLYAPSHKRYGDEQSSGDAGGNSGEDIQLTTTITHVDGPSEIYKMTGKEAQE
- the wls gene encoding protein wntless homolog isoform X1; translated protein: MAGAIIENMSTKKLVIVGVTLLLFQAFAFMVGGLIAPSPTTAVHYLATKCVDTVKHRQETKWFMPWGPNQCDKIRTFDEAMAKKIEANNIVFAVHIPLPNKEMSPWFQFMLVILQFDIAFKMYNQIVDGAMVTIDVGLAYRDDTVSEWTEMAHSFEQRKLTCNFTTTKTFENEGRYYECDLLPFMEVGSVAHKYYLLNIRLPVNERKKVNVGIGEIKDIRLVGIHQNGGFTQVWFAMKTFLTPSILIIMIWYWRRITLMSRPPVLLEKVILALGISMTFINIPVEWFSIGFNWTWMLLFGDIRQGIFYSMLLSFWIIFCGEHLMERHFFAGWALDRGLVKMSESCVSAIKIFPELDLHPTNNSQDQTERNRFSVYWKQVGPIVFGSFCLFIFDMCERGVQLTNPFYSIWASDVGTELAMAFIIVAGICACLYFLFLCFMVFQVFRNISGKRTSLPAMSKARRLHYEGLIFRFKFLMLVTLACAAMTVIFFIISQVNEGHWHWGDHTVQVNSAFFTGIYGMWNLYVFAIMFLYAPSHKRYGDEQSSGQCITGDAGGNSGEDIQLTTTITHVDGPSEIYKMTGKEAQE
- the wls gene encoding protein wntless homolog isoform X2 — protein: MAGAIIENMSTKKLVIVGVTLLLFQAFAFMVGGLIAPSPTTAVHYLATKCVDTVKHRQETKWFMPWGPNQCDKIRTFDEAMAKKIEANNIVFAVHIPLPNKEMSPWFQFMLVILQFDIAFKMYNQIVDGAMVTIDVGLAYRDDTVSEWTEMAHSFEQRKLTCNFTTTKTFENEGRYYECDLLPFMEVGSVAHKYYLLNIRLPVNERKKVNVGIGEIKDIRLVGIHQNGGFTQVWFAMKTFLTPSILIIMIWYWRRITLMSRPPVLLEKVILALGISMTFINIPVEWFSIGFNWTWMLLFGDIRQGIFYSMLLSFWIIFCGEHLMERHFFAGWALDRGLVKMSESCVSAIKIFPELDLHPTNNSQDQTERNRFSVYWKQVGPIVFGSFCLFIFDMCERGVQLTNPFYSIWASDVGTELAMAFIIVAGICACLYFLFLCFMVFQVFRNISGKRTSLPAMSKARRLHYEGLIFRFKFLMLVTLACAAMTVIFFIISQVNEGHWHWGDHTVQVNSAFFTGIYGMWNLYVFAIMFLYAPSHKRYGDEQSSGDAGGNSGEDIQLTTTITHVDGPSEIYKMTGKEAQE